The following are encoded in a window of Allosphingosinicella indica genomic DNA:
- a CDS encoding BlaI/MecI/CopY family transcriptional regulator, with product MAERISEAEHQLMEVLWQEAPLGAAEVASRVDPARDWSIQTVKTMLSRLLAKGALAHQEDGRRFLYRPLISREDVVTRESHRLLDRMFGGRLTPLVAHLAERDMLDAKDIAEIEALLKELKQ from the coding sequence ATGGCCGAGCGTATTTCGGAAGCCGAGCACCAGCTTATGGAGGTCCTTTGGCAGGAGGCTCCGCTCGGTGCCGCCGAGGTCGCCAGCCGCGTCGATCCTGCCCGCGACTGGAGCATCCAGACGGTCAAGACCATGCTCTCGCGGCTTCTCGCCAAGGGGGCGCTGGCGCATCAGGAAGACGGCCGCCGCTTCCTCTATCGGCCGCTGATCAGCCGCGAAGACGTGGTCACGCGGGAATCGCACCGGCTGCTCGATCGCATGTTCGGTGGAAGGTTGACCCCGCTGGTCGCGCATCTCGCCGAGCGCGACATGCTCGATGCCAAGGATATCGCCGAGATCGAAGCTCTCCTTAAGGAGCTGAAGCAATGA
- a CDS encoding helix-turn-helix domain-containing protein, with product MIESAATSVGAQLKAWRARRRLSQLDLALEAEISSRHLSFVETGRSQPSRAMLLRLADSLAVPARERNRLLVAAGYAPAQPERSLDDPALATARAAVELVLKAHEPFPALAVDRLWNLISSNAGVAAFLAGIPAALLAPPLNVLRLSLHPDGLAPRIANLPEWRAHIFHRLEQQIDASGDSRLADLLAELRAYPGGIAQGGDAFGGVAVPLVLRTSGGDLSFLSTTTVFGTPIDISLSELAIETFLPANPETARALADIAGG from the coding sequence ATGATCGAGTCCGCAGCCACATCAGTGGGCGCGCAGCTCAAAGCCTGGCGCGCGCGCAGACGGCTCAGCCAGCTCGATCTTGCGCTCGAAGCCGAGATATCGTCGCGCCACCTGAGCTTCGTCGAGACGGGCCGCTCGCAGCCGAGCCGCGCGATGCTGCTGCGCCTCGCCGATTCGCTCGCCGTGCCGGCGCGCGAGCGCAACCGCCTGCTCGTTGCGGCGGGCTACGCGCCGGCGCAGCCCGAACGGTCGCTCGACGATCCCGCGCTCGCCACCGCCCGCGCTGCGGTCGAGCTGGTGCTAAAGGCGCACGAGCCCTTTCCCGCACTTGCGGTCGATCGGCTCTGGAACCTGATATCGTCCAACGCGGGCGTCGCGGCGTTTCTGGCGGGCATCCCGGCTGCGCTGCTCGCCCCGCCCCTGAACGTGCTGCGGCTCAGCCTCCACCCCGACGGCCTCGCGCCGCGGATCGCCAACCTGCCCGAGTGGCGTGCGCACATCTTCCACCGGCTCGAGCAGCAGATCGACGCGAGCGGCGATTCGCGGCTAGCTGATCTCCTCGCCGAGCTTCGCGCTTATCCCGGCGGCATCGCGCAGGGCGGGGACGCGTTCGGCGGGGTCGCCGTGCCGTTGGTATTGCGCACGTCGGGCGGCGACCTGTCGTTCCTCAGCACGACGACCGTGTTCGGTACGCCGATCGACATCAGCCTTTCGGAGCTTGCGATCGAGACCTTCCTTCCGGCCAATCCGGAAACCGCGCGCGCTCTGGCAGACATCGCCGGTGGCTGA
- a CDS encoding NADPH:quinone oxidoreductase family protein — MKALLSEAVGGPETLALREVPDPSPGPGQLQVRVRACAINYPDVLIIEDKYQFKPPRPFAPGGEIAGEVEAVGEGVTGWKPGDRLIAMVGHGGLAERILVDAKMAMPLPPGRDFVEGSALILTYATSIHALLDRGKLQAGQTLLVLGAAGGVGLAAVELGKAYGARVIGAVSSEEKAAAVREAGADDVIVYARGPFDRDAAKALAQQFKDAVGPSGADVIYDPVGGDYAEAALRAIAWEGRYLVVGFPAGIPKLPLNLTLLKSCDVCGVFWGAFAARDPKANAAHLQTLFRLWDEGKIAPKVSGTWPLERGGDAIAHMAARKAVGKLVVTMD; from the coding sequence ATGAAGGCCCTGTTGTCCGAAGCCGTCGGCGGACCCGAGACTCTGGCGCTCCGCGAAGTGCCCGATCCGTCGCCGGGCCCGGGGCAGTTGCAAGTCCGCGTCCGCGCCTGCGCGATCAACTATCCCGACGTGCTGATCATCGAGGACAAATATCAGTTCAAGCCTCCGCGCCCCTTCGCGCCCGGCGGCGAGATCGCGGGTGAGGTCGAGGCGGTGGGCGAGGGGGTGACCGGCTGGAAGCCGGGCGACCGGCTGATCGCGATGGTCGGCCACGGCGGCCTCGCCGAGCGCATCCTCGTCGATGCGAAGATGGCGATGCCGCTGCCGCCGGGCCGCGATTTCGTCGAGGGCTCGGCGCTGATCCTGACCTACGCCACGTCGATCCATGCCCTTCTCGATCGCGGCAAGCTTCAGGCCGGGCAGACGCTGCTCGTCCTCGGCGCGGCCGGCGGCGTCGGCCTCGCGGCGGTCGAGCTCGGCAAGGCCTATGGCGCGCGCGTCATCGGCGCGGTGTCGTCGGAGGAAAAAGCGGCGGCGGTGCGCGAGGCGGGCGCCGACGACGTGATCGTCTATGCGCGCGGGCCGTTCGATCGCGATGCCGCGAAGGCGCTGGCGCAGCAATTCAAGGATGCGGTGGGGCCGAGTGGCGCGGACGTCATCTATGATCCCGTCGGCGGCGATTATGCGGAAGCGGCGCTGCGCGCGATCGCTTGGGAAGGCCGCTATCTCGTCGTCGGCTTTCCCGCCGGCATCCCGAAGCTGCCGCTCAACCTCACCCTGCTCAAGAGCTGCGACGTCTGCGGCGTCTTCTGGGGCGCCTTCGCGGCGCGCGATCCCAAGGCGAATGCCGCGCATCTCCAGACGCTGTTCCGCCTCTGGGACGAGGGCAAGATCGCGCCCAAGGTCAGCGGCACCTGGCCTCTGGAGCGCGGCGGCGATGCGATCGCGCACATGGCGGCGCGCAAAGCGGTCGGCAAACTCGTGGTGACGATGGACTGA
- a CDS encoding M56 family metallopeptidase produces MTAWLVDTLISLTILLALVLAAREPVARLFGAGWAYALWLLPLARLVMPPVDFGLMDLFPSAPAVMILVPEATQGFVPQAAAEPSGTGIGAMLLAVWFGGAVMFALWQQSAYGAFTLSIGDAPRAADPPSHGGLPVVESGAVDGPIAVGFVKRRIVVPTDFATRYSADERALALEHELIHHRRGDIWWNLAALAMLGLLWFHPLAWFAYRAFRSDQELACDSAVAARIAQGGRHTYARALVKSATRPGQIVACPLNRADQLKRRLKMMKQHRSSRARTLGGGVALAALAGGGLLIASPGIAQREPNSEVIVALPALPHPIISKADMAVLAERCTGLPRGSFNGSGVQCSEQDARDPQVRRILDRTRDRADAYARHAAAQAERALQAAFHAEGEATAAIAAADAVAPADEIAEIAEARAEAARERAEAIADARRDRVEALADARAAIAEANAEAAAARNEARAAARQAHAEARTAMRQAHMAMRQVHAVRITRVPDPVAPPAPPAPPAPFADVPEPPAAPAKVYGLSHAEIARIHAAATAAAEADVRAQQAVMQVRLTKLDRELESKLANLGPRIERDVKDALRAAGIED; encoded by the coding sequence ATGACCGCCTGGCTCGTCGACACGCTCATCTCGCTCACCATCCTGCTCGCGCTGGTCCTTGCGGCGCGCGAACCCGTGGCGCGGCTGTTCGGCGCGGGTTGGGCCTATGCGCTCTGGCTGCTCCCCCTCGCGCGGCTGGTGATGCCGCCCGTCGATTTCGGACTGATGGACCTGTTCCCGTCCGCCCCCGCGGTGATGATCCTCGTGCCCGAAGCGACGCAGGGCTTCGTGCCCCAGGCCGCTGCCGAGCCATCGGGCACCGGCATCGGCGCAATGCTGCTGGCTGTCTGGTTCGGCGGCGCGGTGATGTTCGCGCTCTGGCAGCAGTCGGCCTATGGCGCCTTCACATTGAGCATCGGCGATGCGCCGCGTGCCGCCGATCCGCCAAGCCACGGCGGATTGCCCGTGGTCGAAAGCGGCGCGGTCGACGGGCCGATCGCCGTCGGCTTCGTCAAGCGCCGCATCGTCGTGCCGACCGATTTCGCGACCCGCTATTCGGCCGACGAGCGCGCGCTTGCGCTGGAGCATGAGCTCATCCACCACCGCCGCGGCGATATCTGGTGGAACCTCGCGGCGCTCGCCATGCTCGGGCTCCTCTGGTTCCACCCGCTCGCCTGGTTCGCCTATCGCGCCTTCCGCAGCGATCAGGAGCTCGCCTGCGACAGCGCGGTCGCCGCGCGGATCGCGCAGGGCGGGCGCCATACTTACGCTCGCGCGCTGGTCAAATCGGCGACGCGGCCCGGCCAGATCGTCGCCTGTCCGCTCAACCGCGCCGACCAGCTCAAGCGCCGGCTCAAGATGATGAAGCAGCACCGCTCCAGCCGTGCACGGACGCTGGGCGGCGGCGTCGCGCTCGCCGCGCTCGCCGGTGGTGGGCTGCTCATCGCCAGCCCGGGCATCGCCCAACGCGAGCCCAACTCTGAAGTGATCGTCGCGCTCCCGGCGCTGCCGCATCCGATCATCAGCAAGGCCGACATGGCGGTGCTCGCCGAGCGCTGCACTGGCCTGCCGCGCGGCAGCTTCAACGGCTCCGGCGTGCAATGTTCGGAGCAGGACGCAAGGGATCCGCAGGTCCGCCGCATCCTCGATCGGACGCGCGATCGCGCCGATGCCTATGCGCGCCATGCGGCGGCGCAGGCGGAACGCGCCTTGCAGGCGGCGTTTCATGCCGAAGGCGAGGCGACCGCCGCAATCGCAGCCGCGGATGCGGTCGCTCCGGCCGACGAGATCGCCGAAATCGCCGAGGCGCGGGCCGAAGCCGCGCGTGAGCGGGCGGAAGCGATCGCGGATGCGCGCCGCGACCGCGTCGAGGCTCTGGCCGACGCGCGGGCCGCCATCGCCGAAGCCAATGCCGAAGCCGCCGCCGCCCGCAACGAGGCGCGCGCCGCAGCCCGTCAGGCGCATGCCGAAGCCCGCACCGCAATGCGTCAGGCGCATATGGCGATGCGCCAGGTCCACGCTGTTCGCATCACCCGCGTCCCGGACCCGGTCGCCCCCCCGGCGCCCCCAGCCCCGCCGGCGCCGTTTGCCGACGTGCCGGAGCCGCCCGCGGCTCCCGCGAAGGTCTATGGCCTCAGCCACGCCGAAATCGCCCGCATCCACGCTGCGGCGACCGCCGCCGCCGAAGCCGATGTCCGCGCGCAACAGGCGGTTATGCAGGTCCGCCTTACCAAGCTCGACCGGGAGCTGGAGAGCAAATTGGCGAATCTCGGCCCGCGCATCGAGCGCGACGTGAAGGACGCGCTCCGCGCCGCCGGCATAGAGGATTGA
- a CDS encoding N-acyl homoserine lactonase family protein yields the protein MQAPPKTAAPLELYRLDCGSIAIKDLDTFSDTYLYPGQKKTLTASCYLIRSGDRLLLWDTGLKKSAEDDFGTMTLKQRIVPQLARIGVKPDAITHVGISHYHFDHIGQAADFPKATLLIGKKDYAVAKAYPPITKLLGPWTSGGGKVEEVEGDKDVFGDGRVTILSMPGHTEGHQALLVRLASGPVLLSGDQYHFTEQVANRGVPSFNTDRSQTLASMDRFDRVAKNLKAKVVIQHEPADIAKLPAFPQPAK from the coding sequence ATGCAGGCGCCGCCCAAGACGGCAGCACCTCTCGAACTCTACCGCCTCGATTGCGGATCGATCGCGATCAAGGATCTCGACACCTTCTCCGACACCTATCTCTACCCCGGCCAGAAGAAGACGCTGACGGCGAGCTGTTATCTGATCCGCAGCGGCGATCGGCTGCTGCTGTGGGACACGGGTCTCAAGAAATCGGCCGAGGATGATTTCGGTACGATGACGCTGAAGCAGCGGATCGTGCCGCAGCTCGCGCGGATCGGCGTCAAGCCCGATGCGATCACGCATGTCGGCATCAGCCATTATCATTTCGATCATATCGGCCAGGCGGCGGACTTCCCGAAGGCCACCCTGCTGATCGGCAAGAAGGATTATGCCGTCGCCAAGGCCTATCCGCCGATCACCAAGCTGCTTGGCCCCTGGACCAGCGGCGGCGGCAAGGTCGAGGAAGTGGAAGGCGACAAGGACGTGTTCGGCGACGGCCGCGTCACCATCCTCAGCATGCCGGGCCATACCGAGGGGCATCAGGCGCTGCTCGTCCGCCTCGCCAGCGGGCCGGTGCTGCTCTCGGGCGATCAATATCATTTCACCGAGCAGGTCGCGAACCGCGGCGTGCCCTCGTTCAACACCGATCGCAGCCAGACGCTCGCCTCGATGGACCGGTTCGACCGGGTCGCCAAGAACCTCAAGGCGAAGGTCGTCATCCAGCACGAACCCGCCGACATCGCCAAGCTCCCGGCCTTTCCCCAGCCGGCGAAATGA
- a CDS encoding BolA family protein — protein sequence MPMAAEEIKTLIRAGIPDAAVEITDLAGDGDHYAARVVAESFRGLPRVKQHQRVYEALGGRMGGVLHALQLTTAIPD from the coding sequence ATGCCGATGGCCGCAGAAGAGATCAAGACGCTGATCCGCGCCGGCATTCCCGATGCGGCGGTGGAGATCACCGATCTGGCGGGCGACGGCGATCATTATGCCGCGCGGGTGGTGGCGGAGAGCTTCCGCGGCCTGCCGCGCGTCAAGCAGCACCAGCGCGTGTACGAGGCGCTGGGCGGGCGGATGGGCGGCGTGCTCCACGCGCTCCAGCTCACCACCGCCATCCCCGATTAG
- a CDS encoding PQQ-dependent sugar dehydrogenase encodes MADGGKGRLGQVRRHVGLALFASTALLLSSCGGNGSGTVTPAPSPTPSPTPSPSPTPTPTPSPTPTPTTSVTASVIATLDNPWAMVFLPDGRMLVTERPGRLRVITQGGAVGAPISGTPAVQATGQGGLLDVALDPAYASNRRIYLSYAEAGSGGAGTAVARGTLTIDPNGNGSLADVTVIWRQTPKISGDTRHYGGRMAFSPDGFLFVTAGERHQGAPAQDLSGTLGKIIRIRPDGSVPNDNPFVATPNARPEIWTLGHRNPYGLVFAEDGRLFASEHGPEGGDEFNLITRGANYGWRIVSEGNDGEVLPRHSTRPEFAAPLVVWTPSVAPGGMIQYRGTRFVGWDGDFILAGLQSQGLIRVRVTQNGSGEIGRIPLNRRIREVEQGADGAIWVLEDGARGRLVKLVPQ; translated from the coding sequence ATGGCGGATGGTGGCAAGGGGCGGCTCGGACAAGTTCGCCGCCATGTGGGATTGGCGCTCTTCGCATCGACCGCGCTCCTCCTCTCCTCCTGCGGCGGCAACGGTTCCGGCACCGTGACGCCCGCGCCTTCACCGACGCCTTCGCCGACGCCTTCTCCGTCACCGACTCCCACCCCGACGCCTTCGCCCACGCCGACCCCCACCACGTCGGTCACCGCGAGCGTCATCGCCACGCTCGACAATCCGTGGGCGATGGTCTTCCTGCCGGACGGCCGGATGCTCGTCACCGAGCGGCCCGGGCGGCTGCGGGTGATCACGCAAGGCGGCGCGGTCGGCGCGCCCATTTCCGGCACCCCCGCGGTTCAGGCGACGGGGCAGGGCGGCCTGCTCGATGTCGCGCTCGATCCCGCTTATGCGAGCAACCGGCGCATCTATCTCAGCTATGCCGAAGCCGGATCGGGCGGCGCGGGGACGGCGGTGGCACGCGGGACGCTGACCATCGATCCCAACGGCAACGGGTCGCTTGCCGACGTGACAGTCATCTGGCGCCAGACCCCCAAGATTTCCGGCGACACGCGCCACTATGGCGGACGGATGGCCTTCTCGCCCGACGGCTTCCTCTTCGTCACGGCCGGTGAGCGCCACCAGGGCGCACCCGCACAGGATCTAAGTGGCACGCTCGGCAAGATCATCCGCATCCGCCCCGACGGCAGCGTGCCCAACGACAATCCTTTCGTCGCCACTCCGAATGCACGCCCGGAGATTTGGACGCTCGGCCACCGCAATCCCTACGGCCTCGTCTTCGCCGAGGACGGACGCTTGTTCGCCAGCGAGCATGGGCCGGAGGGCGGCGACGAGTTCAACCTCATCACCCGCGGGGCCAATTACGGCTGGCGGATCGTCTCGGAAGGCAATGACGGCGAAGTGCTGCCGCGCCACTCCACCCGCCCCGAATTCGCCGCGCCGCTCGTGGTGTGGACGCCATCGGTCGCGCCGGGCGGAATGATCCAGTATCGCGGAACGCGCTTCGTCGGCTGGGACGGCGATTTCATCCTCGCCGGGCTCCAGTCGCAAGGTCTCATTCGTGTGCGGGTGACCCAGAACGGCTCGGGCGAGATCGGCCGCATTCCGCTCAACCGCCGCATCCGCGAAGTCGAGCAGGGCGCGGACGGCGCCATCTGGGTGCTGGAGGACGGCGCCCGCGGTCGCCTGGTCAAGCTCGTGCCGCAATAG
- the glmU gene encoding bifunctional UDP-N-acetylglucosamine diphosphorylase/glucosamine-1-phosphate N-acetyltransferase GlmU codes for MDPVTDIPGAARPLAAIILAAGKGTRMKSDLHKVLHPLAGKPMIDHLFDSVAELAPARQVVVVGAGREQLEPVAAQRGASVAVQEPQEGTAHAVLQAKADLAGFDGDVLILYGDTPLVSVETMRKMRARLHANDVPITVVLASRPDDPQHYGRILADADGNIVKMVEYRDATAEERAVNLCNSGLMAIRATDLWPLLEAVGNDNAAGEYYLPDIVQIASGQGRRSAVVETDPAEVAGINSRGELAAVEEAWQQARRRQAMVDGVTLIAPATVWFSHDTAIGRDTIVEPNVVFLPGVTIGQGVRIRGFSHLEGATVADGAEIGPYARLRPGADIGPVAKVGNFVEVKKARLAKGAKANHLSYIGDADVGEGANIGAGTITCNYDGYFKYDTKIGAGAFIGSNSALVAPVSIGDGAIVGAGSVVTADVPADALALARGKQEARPGWAARFRAMMAARKSGGSKKI; via the coding sequence ATGGACCCCGTGACCGACATCCCAGGCGCCGCCCGCCCGCTCGCTGCGATCATCCTTGCCGCGGGCAAGGGCACGCGCATGAAATCGGACCTGCACAAGGTCCTCCATCCGCTCGCCGGCAAGCCGATGATCGATCATCTGTTCGACAGCGTGGCCGAACTCGCGCCCGCACGACAGGTGGTCGTGGTCGGGGCAGGCCGCGAGCAGCTTGAACCCGTCGCGGCGCAGCGCGGCGCCAGCGTCGCGGTGCAGGAACCGCAGGAGGGCACCGCCCACGCCGTGCTCCAGGCCAAGGCCGACCTCGCGGGTTTCGACGGCGATGTCCTGATTCTCTACGGCGATACCCCGCTCGTCAGCGTCGAGACGATGCGAAAAATGCGCGCGCGGCTTCATGCGAACGATGTTCCCATCACCGTGGTGCTCGCCTCCCGCCCCGACGATCCCCAGCATTACGGCCGCATCCTCGCCGATGCCGATGGCAACATCGTCAAGATGGTCGAATATAGGGATGCGACGGCTGAGGAGCGCGCGGTAAACCTTTGCAATTCCGGCCTAATGGCTATCCGGGCCACCGATCTCTGGCCACTACTCGAAGCGGTCGGCAACGACAATGCGGCGGGCGAATATTACTTGCCGGACATCGTTCAGATCGCGTCTGGACAAGGGCGGCGGTCGGCGGTGGTCGAGACCGATCCGGCCGAAGTGGCCGGGATCAACAGCCGCGGCGAGCTCGCGGCGGTCGAGGAGGCTTGGCAGCAAGCCCGGCGGCGGCAGGCGATGGTCGATGGCGTTACGCTGATCGCGCCCGCTACGGTCTGGTTCAGCCACGATACGGCGATCGGCCGCGACACAATCGTAGAGCCCAATGTCGTCTTCCTGCCCGGCGTGACCATCGGGCAAGGCGTCCGCATCCGCGGGTTCAGCCATCTGGAAGGGGCGACTGTCGCGGACGGCGCGGAGATCGGGCCTTACGCGCGGCTCCGGCCTGGCGCCGACATCGGCCCCGTCGCCAAGGTCGGCAATTTCGTCGAGGTGAAGAAGGCGCGGCTCGCGAAGGGGGCCAAGGCCAATCACCTCTCCTATATCGGCGATGCCGATGTGGGCGAGGGCGCGAACATCGGGGCTGGAACGATTACATGCAATTACGACGGTTATTTCAAGTACGACACGAAGATCGGAGCGGGGGCTTTCATCGGCTCCAACAGCGCGCTCGTGGCGCCGGTGTCGATCGGCGACGGCGCGATCGTCGGCGCGGGATCCGTGGTGACCGCCGATGTTCCGGCCGATGCTCTGGCGCTGGCCCGCGGCAAGCAGGAGGCGCGGCCGGGCTGGGCGGCGCGGTTCCGCGCGATGATGGCGGCCCGCAAGTCCGGCGGCTCCAAGAAGATATAA
- a CDS encoding CoA transferase subunit B, giving the protein MPWDRNQMAARAAKELRDGYYVNLGIGIPTLVANNIPEGMTVTLQSENGMLGIGPFPYDDEVDPDLINAGKQTISQLPSSSYFGSEQSFAMIRGGHIDLTVLGAMEVAQNGDIANWMIPGKMIKGMGGAMDLVAGVKKIIVVMEHVSKNGDPKFIPECTLPLTGKNVVDMIVTDLCVFHRPDHDSPFKLIELAPGVTAEEVAAKTTANYVS; this is encoded by the coding sequence ATGCCTTGGGACCGCAACCAGATGGCCGCCCGCGCCGCCAAGGAGCTGCGCGACGGCTATTACGTCAATCTGGGCATCGGCATCCCCACGCTCGTCGCGAACAACATTCCGGAGGGGATGACGGTCACGCTCCAGTCGGAGAACGGGATGCTCGGGATCGGGCCGTTCCCCTATGACGACGAGGTCGATCCCGACCTCATCAACGCCGGCAAGCAGACGATCAGCCAGCTCCCCTCGTCATCCTATTTCGGCTCGGAACAGAGCTTCGCGATGATCCGCGGCGGGCATATCGACCTGACCGTGCTCGGCGCGATGGAGGTGGCCCAGAACGGCGACATCGCCAACTGGATGATCCCCGGCAAGATGATCAAGGGCATGGGCGGCGCGATGGACCTGGTCGCGGGCGTCAAGAAGATCATCGTCGTGATGGAGCATGTTTCCAAGAACGGCGATCCCAAGTTCATTCCGGAATGCACACTGCCGCTGACCGGCAAGAATGTCGTCGACATGATCGTCACCGACCTTTGCGTCTTCCACCGCCCAGATCACGACAGCCCGTTCAAGCTCATCGAACTGGCCCCCGGCGTCACCGCCGAAGAAGTCGCAGCGAAGACCACGGCGAACTATGTGAGCTGA
- a CDS encoding DUF1476 domain-containing protein, with amino-acid sequence MTTFDDREKAFENMYARDQEMQFKITARRNRLLGEWAAGLMGLSEVEREAYAKDVIRADFEEAGDGDVVRKLLGDLTSAGVEIDEARIQKELANKTVDARRHFIEAQG; translated from the coding sequence ATGACCACGTTCGACGACCGCGAAAAGGCATTCGAAAATATGTATGCCCGCGATCAGGAGATGCAGTTCAAGATCACCGCGCGCCGCAACCGGCTGCTCGGCGAGTGGGCGGCGGGGCTGATGGGACTCTCCGAGGTCGAGCGCGAGGCTTATGCCAAGGATGTGATCCGTGCCGATTTCGAAGAAGCGGGCGACGGCGATGTGGTGCGCAAGCTCTTGGGCGATCTCACCTCCGCCGGGGTCGAGATCGACGAGGCGCGCATCCAGAAGGAACTCGCCAACAAGACGGTCGACGCGCGCCGTCATTTCATCGAGGCGCAAGGCTGA
- the grxD gene encoding Grx4 family monothiol glutaredoxin, which yields MTDARTRIDEIVNGSDVVLFMKGTALFPQCGFSSRAIAILDHTGVKFDTIDVLQDAEIRQGIKEYSDWPTIPQLYVKGEFVGGSDIMMEMFEAGELQQMFTEQQVAKAE from the coding sequence ATGACCGACGCCCGCACCCGCATCGACGAGATCGTCAACGGCAGCGATGTCGTGCTCTTCATGAAGGGCACCGCGCTCTTCCCGCAATGCGGTTTCTCGAGCCGCGCGATCGCGATCCTCGACCACACCGGCGTCAAGTTCGACACCATCGACGTGCTCCAGGACGCGGAAATCCGCCAGGGGATCAAGGAATATTCCGACTGGCCGACCATTCCGCAGCTCTATGTGAAGGGCGAGTTCGTTGGCGGATCGGACATCATGATGGAGATGTTCGAGGCGGGCGAGCTGCAGCAGATGTTCACCGAACAGCAGGTCGCCAAGGCGGAGTAA